The nucleotide window CCGGGTCGGCGGGCTCGGCGCCGCTCCGGAGGTGGAGTCGCTCACGCCGTTGCTCATCAACGTCGCCCAGCAGAACGACGACCTCCACGACCTGGGGGTCCGGTTCCACTGAGTCGGGCGAGGGTTGAAGTACGGTGCCGGGGCCAAACTGGCGTGCCAGCGGCCGGAAAACGACAAGCTGGCACACACAACCATGAGTCTGCACTGTCGCAACTGCGGTCACGCGGAGTCGGTCGTCCTGCTCGTCGAACTCGCCGCCGAGGTCCGGACGGACGAGGGTGGCGGTCCCCGAGCGGCCGGTCGAGACTGGTCGCTGGACGCCGCCTGTACGGCCTGTTCCAGCACGGACCTGGCGGGCGACCCGAACGCGCTGCTGGATCGGGTCACACCAGTCGGGGGCTGACGGCAGGCCCCGCCGGCTCTCGGGAGCCCGACGCCCCCGTTCGGCCGAGAGAACCGACCGCACGGACTGCGACTACTCTTCGCTGACAGAGTCGCAGTTGTCACAGACGCACTGACAACACTCGACACACGGGTTGTCCCACTCACAACAACCGATGTAACAGCCACACTGGTCGTCGAGCGTGACCGTCGAGTCCGTCTCGTCGACGACGATGGACTTCGTCGTCAGGTCGACGTCCTCACCGCCCCGTTGCAACTGTTCGTCTGTCAACAGTTCCGACAGCGGCACCTGCCCGGACCGGTCCGACACGTCCACCGAGCCGATTCCCTCCAACGCCCCGCCGAGTGGGGCAGTCTCTGCCGATGCGACGCCACCCAGACCGGCCAGCCCCGCGGACGCGGCGCCGAGCCGTCTGAGCACTGTTCTTCGTTCTATAGTTGCGTTTTCGAGTTGAGGTAGTTATAGCATAAAACTACTGCAATTGTAAGCTGAAAAGCTTCTAGAACACTTATATTTGCTGGGTCTCGGTGCGAACCGGTCGGTTCGGTGACGGGTCTCGGAGTCGTCCGACCCCCGTGCGAGAGCCCGTCGTCACGACGGCACGAACTGTCGTCGGCTCCAGCCGATAATCGTGGCCGCCGCCACACATCTTTTGTAGCTCCGTTTTTTATACTTATTCGCACACGACTCGGTGGCAAAATATGTGTGAGCCAGCGACTCTGTCGATGTAGCTAATAGTTCATATATCGGTGGAGGTACACTGTCCGGTGTATGTCGGACGAAGACGCCGAGATTCTCGGCACTACGAAGGTCGCACGGCGCTGGCGAATCAGCCTGATCAAAGCGGTTCGAGAGGAGCTCGGCGACGAGGACGAGGAGCCGGAGATCGGCGACCGGGTCGTCTTCCGCAAGAAGGACGGGGAGATCGTCGTCGACCTGGCCTGAGGCCGGGCCGTCGGTCGGTGGCCGACCCTCCGACCGGCGAGGGAGGCTCTGCGGGTCGTCGAGACACGGACAGACGCCATCGAGTGTGGACGGCAGCGCTACACCGACGGTGCCGCCGACGAGGCGGAGCCCACCGCCGAAGCCGAGCCGTCGCTAGTCGTCGTCGGTCGGCCGTGTTCTACGGGCTGTCGAGGCGAGTGCCCCGAGGTTTGCCCACGAGGTAGTTCACTCGGAACAGATCGGAGAGGTGAACGACAGTCGAGAGACCGGTACTGCGGAGTCGGTAGCCGGACTAGACTCGCCCGGCGAGCGGCGTCACTCCGCGGAGATCACGTCGTCGATGCGGGCGAGCATCGTCGCGGCCTCCGTCGCCGAGCGGATCGCCTCCCGCTTGACCGACGCCGGGTCGACGACACCCTCGCCGACGGGGTCGACGACTTCCGTGTCCTCGCCCGTCTGGACGAGACCGGCGCGGCCGGTTTCGTTCGCACTCCGGAGGTCAACGAGCGCGTCGATCGGGTCCTGGCCGGCGTTCTGCGCGAGGGTACGCGGGATCACGTCCAACGCGTCGGCGAACGCCTCGACGGCCAGCTGCTCGCGGCCCTCGACGGAGGCGGCCTCCTCGCGGAGGGCGGCGGCGACGGCCAACTCCGTCGCGCCGGCGCCGGGGACGATCTCCCCGGTGTCTGCGGCCTCCGTCGCGGCGTCGACGCCGTCGCGGATGGCTCGCTCCAGCTCGTCGGTGACGTGGCCGGTGCCGCCCCGGACGAACAACGTCACCGTCTCCGTGGCGTCGCCGCCCTCGACGAACACGAGGTCGTCGTCGAACGACTCGATCCGAACGGAGTCGGCCGCCCCGAAGTCGTCGGCCTCGAAGTCGTCGAGGTCGCCGATCTGTGCGGCGCCGGTCGCCTTCGCCACCGAACGGGCCGTGTCCGAGTCGACGGAGTCGAACACGAGCACGTCCTCGCGGGTGAGCGCCGCGGCGACCTGTTCGTTCACGTCACCGGTGACGAACAGGGCGTCGACGTCCAGGTCGAGGACGGCCTGGGTGAACTCCTCCAGCCGTTCGCGTTCCGCCTGGAGTGCCTCGTCGAGCTGTTCGCGGGACGACACCTGCCACTCGGCGTCCACGTCCGGCTCCGCCTGGTCCAGGTCGGCGTCGAGCACGCCGACGGACGCGTCCGTCAGGCTGCGCGGCGAGTCGTCGCGGGCGGCCGACTCCTCGGCGATCACACCCTCGATCAGCTCCGTCGCGCCGGCGGAACTGCCCGGCTGGGTGGCGATAGAGATGGCGTCGCGGTCGACACCCGCCTCGGTCTCGACGCGTTGGACGGCGTCGACGATGTCGCCGGCCAGCGACTCCGGCGTGACACCGCCCGTGCCCTTGCCGGTCATCGCGGTCGTGACGATCTCCGTCAGCGTCTCCTCGTCGATCTCGCCGTCGACGACCGTGTCGTCGACTGCCTCGACGGCCGCTCGCTCGGCCTGCTTGTACCCCTGGACCACCGTCGTCGGGTGGATGTCGTCTTCCAGAAGCTGCTCGAACTGCGAGAGGAGCTCGCCGGCGAGTGTGACGGCCGTGGTCGTCCCGTCACCGACGTCCTCGGCCTGGGACTCCGCCACCTCGACCAGCATCTTCGCGGCCGGGTGGTCGATGTCCATCTCCTCCAGGATCGTCGCGCCGTCGTTCGTGATGACGACGTCCCCGGAGTCGGAGACGAGCATCTTGTCCATCCCGCGAGGGCCGAGCGTGGTGCGCACGGACTCCGCGACCGCCTTCCCGGCGTCGATGTTGGCCGCCTGTGCGTCCTCCCCAGAGGTTCGTTCCGAGTCCTCCGAGAGTACGAACATCGGCTGTGCTCCGCCGCGGCGTCGCTGCGCGCCTTCAGATGACATGTTCAGTTCGAAGTGTGGTTTCGGTTCTATATAAACGTTTCTCTCGACGCTCGGGGAGTCGGGGTACGGCGGTCGTCTCGGGGTGTGTCGACGCTTGTCACGCAGGGTTCTTATACCGGATCGAGCGGGTCGGATCCCGGGGGGAACCGCCGCGGGCCCAAGGCTCACGGCGGTCGCAGCCTAGCGGGTCGTCGTGTACGGAGACGCCGACCTGGCGTTGCCCGACGCGGTCGTCGGGGACGCCTACCGGAGCGCGTTCGGGTGGGAGACGCTGACGAGTCTCGCCGACGTGGGGAGTCGGATGGCCGGCCAGGCGGGCGAGCGCCGCGGAGCCGAGGTCGTCCGGGACGCCTTCGACGCGGCCGGCGCGCGCGACGCCCGGATCGAGTCGTTCGAGATTCCTGGCTGGTGGCGCGGCGAGTCGAGTCTGACCGTCGACGGCTCGACGGAGCGGCACCACGACGGCGACCACGAGGTGCTCGCGCTCCCGGGCTCGCCCGCCGGCGAGGTCACCGGTCGGGTCGTCGACGTCGGCGCCGGCGGCTACGACGAGTTCGACGCTGCGGGCGACCTCTCCGGGGCGATCGTCCTCGCGTCCTCCCGGACGCCCGAGACCGCCGACCGTTGGATCCACCGGATGGAGAAGTACGTCGCCGCCGCCGACGCCGGCGCGGCCGCGTTCGTCTTCCGCAACCACGTCGAGGGCGCCGTCCCGCCGACGGGCGAAGTGGGCTACCACGAGCGCCCCGGACCGATCCCCGCCGTCGGCGTCTCGAAGGAGGTCGGCGCCAGGCTCGCCCGCTACGCTCGCGGCGACGCCACCGCGACCGTCGACGTCGACTGCCGGTCGGAGTCGACGGACTCGCACAACGCCGTCAGCGAGGTGGGCCCGGCGACCGAGGAGACCGTCCTGCTCACCGCCCACGTCGACGCCCACGACATCGCCGACGGCGCCAACGACAACGGCGCCGGCTCCGCGCTCGTCGCCGAGGTCGGCCGGCTGCTCGCCGACGACGACGTAGGCCTGGACACCCGGGTCCGGCTCGTCACCTTCGGCGCCGAGGAGATCGGCCTCTGGGGCGCCTACCACACCGCCGAGACGACCGACCTCGACTCGATCCGAGCGGTCGTCAACTTGGACGGTGCCTGTTCCTCGCGGGACCTCCGCGTCGGCTCCAACGGCTTCGACGCGCTCGCGGGGCTGTTCGAAGGGGTCACGGACGATCTCGGCGCCCCCCTGGCCACCGGCGACACGATCTCGCCCCACGGCGACCAGTGGGCGTTCGTCCAAGAGGGCGTCCCCGCCACGATGGTGTCGACCCAGTCCGACTCCTCGGGCCGCGGCTGGGGCCACACCCACGCCGACACGCTGGACAAGCTCGACTCCCGGGACCTCCGGGCCGTCGCGGTTCAGGTGGCCGAGGCCGTCGTTCGGCTGGCGAACGGCGACGTGTCGCCGGAGCATCGCACCCGCGCGGAGATGCGCGACCGGATCGACGAGGGGTACGAACAGGAGCTGAAGCAGGGCGGACGGTGGCCGTACGGGGAGTAGTTCACTCGTCTACCGCGTACCGCTCGGGACGACCGTCGTCGCCGACGAACCACGACTC belongs to Halobaculum sp. MBLA0143 and includes:
- the thsA gene encoding thermosome subunit alpha; the encoded protein is MFVLSEDSERTSGEDAQAANIDAGKAVAESVRTTLGPRGMDKMLVSDSGDVVITNDGATILEEMDIDHPAAKMLVEVAESQAEDVGDGTTTAVTLAGELLSQFEQLLEDDIHPTTVVQGYKQAERAAVEAVDDTVVDGEIDEETLTEIVTTAMTGKGTGGVTPESLAGDIVDAVQRVETEAGVDRDAISIATQPGSSAGATELIEGVIAEESAARDDSPRSLTDASVGVLDADLDQAEPDVDAEWQVSSREQLDEALQAERERLEEFTQAVLDLDVDALFVTGDVNEQVAAALTREDVLVFDSVDSDTARSVAKATGAAQIGDLDDFEADDFGAADSVRIESFDDDLVFVEGGDATETVTLFVRGGTGHVTDELERAIRDGVDAATEAADTGEIVPGAGATELAVAAALREEAASVEGREQLAVEAFADALDVIPRTLAQNAGQDPIDALVDLRSANETGRAGLVQTGEDTEVVDPVGEGVVDPASVKREAIRSATEAATMLARIDDVISAE
- a CDS encoding M28 family peptidase encodes the protein MYGDADLALPDAVVGDAYRSAFGWETLTSLADVGSRMAGQAGERRGAEVVRDAFDAAGARDARIESFEIPGWWRGESSLTVDGSTERHHDGDHEVLALPGSPAGEVTGRVVDVGAGGYDEFDAAGDLSGAIVLASSRTPETADRWIHRMEKYVAAADAGAAAFVFRNHVEGAVPPTGEVGYHERPGPIPAVGVSKEVGARLARYARGDATATVDVDCRSESTDSHNAVSEVGPATEETVLLTAHVDAHDIADGANDNGAGSALVAEVGRLLADDDVGLDTRVRLVTFGAEEIGLWGAYHTAETTDLDSIRAVVNLDGACSSRDLRVGSNGFDALAGLFEGVTDDLGAPLATGDTISPHGDQWAFVQEGVPATMVSTQSDSSGRGWGHTHADTLDKLDSRDLRAVAVQVAEAVVRLANGDVSPEHRTRAEMRDRIDEGYEQELKQGGRWPYGE